Proteins from one Hydrogenophaga sp. SL48 genomic window:
- a CDS encoding vanadium-dependent haloperoxidase has protein sequence MIRRTLAAWLLALCAIGVAGRAMAQTPPNPSLPAETYSAEVATEWFALAQQLTQQTPGMSPPVASRALAYLSLTLYESVVAGMPGHRSLAGQLNELQSLPWAQPDEVLHWPTVAHSAMAGMTRMMFPHASAENRTRIDLLERSLPQKLARDFDPQVIGAEVRTRSETFGKLMAMAIMTWARTDGGHEAWGPLRRQQSTYVPPSGAGQWTPTPPNFAPALLPWWGDVRPFALPRADACPAPPPPAYSEQAGSAFQQEAEEVHRISRAATQEQRQFSLYWADDPLKTPTPAGHWSFIATDLLKDHKASLARAARVYARLHLAMADAFIATWKTKYTVNLMRPVTAVQLTIDSQWVPTLMNTPPFPEYPSGHSVLSSAAAGVLEHEFGARTRFTDNAHNDRGWGPRSFASFRAAADEAAVSRLYAGIHFRSGIESGKTQGRCVAERVIGLAMAP, from the coding sequence ATGATCCGCCGCACCCTGGCCGCGTGGCTGCTCGCGCTGTGTGCCATCGGCGTCGCCGGGCGCGCCATGGCGCAGACACCGCCCAACCCCTCGCTCCCGGCCGAAACCTACAGCGCCGAGGTGGCCACCGAGTGGTTTGCCCTGGCGCAGCAGCTCACCCAGCAGACCCCGGGCATGAGCCCACCGGTGGCCTCGCGCGCGCTCGCCTACCTGAGCCTGACGCTGTACGAATCGGTGGTGGCGGGCATGCCGGGCCACCGCAGTCTGGCGGGCCAGCTCAACGAGCTGCAGTCGCTCCCCTGGGCGCAGCCCGACGAGGTCTTGCATTGGCCCACCGTGGCCCACTCGGCCATGGCGGGCATGACGCGCATGATGTTTCCCCACGCGAGCGCCGAGAACCGCACGCGCATCGACCTGCTCGAACGCAGCCTGCCGCAGAAGCTGGCGCGCGACTTTGATCCACAGGTGATCGGCGCCGAGGTGCGCACCCGCTCAGAAACCTTTGGCAAGCTGATGGCGATGGCCATCATGACCTGGGCGCGCACCGACGGTGGCCACGAGGCCTGGGGCCCGCTGCGCCGCCAGCAGTCGACCTATGTGCCACCCAGCGGTGCCGGTCAGTGGACACCGACACCCCCCAACTTCGCCCCCGCCCTGCTGCCGTGGTGGGGCGATGTGCGCCCGTTTGCACTGCCGCGCGCCGATGCCTGCCCGGCCCCTCCCCCACCGGCCTACTCGGAACAGGCCGGCTCGGCGTTTCAGCAGGAGGCCGAAGAGGTCCACCGCATCAGCCGTGCGGCCACGCAAGAGCAGCGGCAGTTCTCCCTGTACTGGGCCGACGATCCGCTGAAAACGCCCACGCCGGCCGGCCACTGGTCTTTCATCGCCACCGACCTGCTCAAAGACCACAAGGCCAGCCTGGCCCGGGCGGCCCGGGTCTACGCGCGCCTGCACCTGGCGATGGCCGACGCCTTCATCGCCACCTGGAAAACCAAGTACACGGTCAACCTGATGCGCCCGGTCACCGCCGTGCAACTGACGATCGACAGCCAGTGGGTGCCGACGCTGATGAACACCCCGCCATTCCCCGAATACCCCTCCGGCCACTCGGTGCTGTCGTCTGCGGCGGCGGGGGTGCTGGAGCACGAGTTCGGCGCTCGCACCCGCTTCACCGACAACGCCCACAACGACCGGGGCTGGGGGCCGCGCAGCTTTGCCAGCTTCCGCGCGGCGGCGGACGAGGCCGCGGTCTCGCGCCTCTACGCGGGCATCCACTTCCGCAGCGGCATTGAAAGCGGCAAGACGCAGGGCCGCTGTGTGGCCGAACGCGTGATCGGCCTGGCCATGGCGCCCTGA
- a CDS encoding CRTAC1 family protein — translation MRPIRSLLPGLCVCLTLGPPALSDAAGPPPAVPRFAEETESAGLQSRFEGDDEYVVGGGVATFDCDSDGLPDLYVTAGVGKARFYRNRSLRGQALKLQEHRSGLETTNAIGAYPLDIDGDGNTDLVVLRVGEVQVFRGLGQCRFEPANGAWGLRTGNGWHTAMSATWERGQRWPTLAIGTYTDRSRPDFPWGSCTPALLMRPRAEGGYLPATPLMPGHCALSMLFSDWNRSGTASLRVSNDREYYKGGEEQLWRIPAGGAPERYGPADGWKPLQIWGMGIASHDLTGDGYPELFLTSMSDNKLQTLEAGPAQPRYTDTAFKRGATAHRPYVGGDVRPSTAWHAQFADLNNDGRADLFVVKGNVSSMPDFAALDPNNLLLQAADGQFVEAGHTAGLASVLRGRGGQVVDFNGDGLLDVVVVNRGDRAQLWRQLPSSPAEQAHWLQLRLRQDGGNHDAVGAWVEVRSGTDGSATVQRQELTVGGGHASGHLGWMHFGLGAAGRAQVRVQWPHGDWTAWQPVEADRFYTASPAGLTFWRAP, via the coding sequence GTGCGTCCGATCCGCTCACTCCTGCCCGGTCTCTGTGTCTGCCTGACCCTGGGACCGCCGGCGCTGTCCGACGCCGCCGGGCCACCGCCAGCGGTGCCGCGCTTCGCCGAAGAGACCGAGAGCGCCGGTCTGCAAAGCCGCTTCGAGGGCGACGACGAATACGTCGTGGGTGGTGGCGTCGCGACCTTCGACTGCGACAGCGACGGGCTGCCCGATCTGTATGTGACGGCGGGCGTCGGCAAGGCCCGCTTCTACCGCAACCGCAGCCTGCGCGGGCAGGCCCTGAAACTGCAGGAACACCGCTCGGGGCTGGAGACCACCAACGCCATCGGTGCCTACCCGCTGGACATCGACGGCGATGGCAACACCGACCTGGTGGTGCTGCGGGTGGGCGAGGTGCAGGTGTTCCGGGGGCTGGGCCAGTGCCGCTTCGAGCCGGCCAACGGGGCCTGGGGCCTGCGCACCGGCAACGGCTGGCACACCGCGATGTCGGCCACCTGGGAACGCGGCCAGCGCTGGCCGACGCTGGCCATCGGCACCTACACCGACCGCAGCAGACCCGACTTTCCCTGGGGCAGCTGCACCCCGGCCCTGCTGATGCGGCCCCGGGCGGAGGGCGGCTACCTGCCCGCCACGCCGCTGATGCCCGGGCACTGCGCGCTCTCGATGCTGTTTTCCGACTGGAACCGTTCGGGCACCGCGTCGCTGCGCGTGAGCAACGACCGCGAGTACTACAAGGGTGGCGAAGAACAGCTCTGGCGCATACCCGCGGGCGGCGCGCCCGAACGCTACGGCCCGGCCGACGGCTGGAAGCCGCTGCAGATCTGGGGCATGGGCATCGCCAGCCACGACCTGACGGGCGACGGTTACCCCGAGCTGTTCCTCACCAGCATGTCCGACAACAAGCTGCAGACCCTGGAGGCCGGGCCGGCACAGCCGCGCTACACCGACACCGCCTTCAAGCGCGGCGCCACTGCGCACCGACCGTATGTGGGAGGTGACGTGCGGCCCTCCACCGCCTGGCACGCCCAGTTCGCCGACCTCAACAACGACGGCCGGGCCGACCTGTTTGTGGTGAAGGGCAATGTCTCTTCCATGCCGGACTTTGCGGCACTCGACCCGAACAACCTGCTGCTGCAGGCCGCCGACGGCCAGTTTGTCGAAGCCGGCCACACCGCAGGCCTCGCCAGCGTGCTGCGCGGGCGCGGTGGCCAGGTGGTGGACTTCAACGGCGACGGTCTGCTGGACGTGGTGGTGGTCAACCGGGGCGACCGCGCGCAGCTGTGGCGCCAGCTGCCCAGCAGCCCCGCCGAACAGGCGCACTGGCTGCAGCTGCGGCTGCGGCAGGACGGTGGCAACCACGACGCCGTGGGCGCCTGGGTCGAGGTGCGCTCGGGCACGGACGGCAGCGCCACCGTGCAGCGCCAGGAGCTGACCGTGGGCGGCGGCCACGCCAGCGGCCACCTGGGCTGGATGCACTTCGGCCTCGGCGCGGCGGGCCGCGCGCAAGTTCGCGTGCAGTGGCCCCACGGCGACTGGACCGCCTGGCAACCCGTCGAGGCCGACCGCTTCTACACGGCCAGCCCAGCGGGCCTGACCTTCTGGAGGGCACCATGA
- the xylF gene encoding D-xylose ABC transporter substrate-binding protein — protein sequence MKLKTTLTALALGLASAGAFAQVVGVSWSNFQEERWKTDEKAIKDQLTKLGASYISADAGGSPEKQLSDVDSLIAKGAKVLIILAMDKDAILPAVNKAGQQKIPVVAYDRLIEAPGVFYITFDNVEVGRMQARAVLEAKPKGNYVMIKGSPTDPNANFLRGGQQEVLDAAIKKGDIKIVGEEYTDGWKPEVAQKNMEQIITKTGGKIDAVVASNDGTAGGVVAALSAKGIKGIPVSGQDGDHAALNRVAMGSQTVSVWKDARDLGRDAASAAVSLAKGQKVASAQTWNGGEKKIALQAQFLKPVPVTAKNLDLVVKAGWIKKDDLCKGVDGAKGPAACK from the coding sequence ATGAAACTGAAGACAACTTTGACCGCCCTGGCGCTGGGTCTGGCCAGCGCCGGCGCGTTTGCCCAGGTCGTGGGCGTGAGCTGGTCCAATTTCCAGGAAGAGCGCTGGAAGACCGACGAGAAGGCGATCAAGGACCAACTCACCAAGCTGGGCGCCAGCTACATCAGCGCCGACGCGGGCGGCTCGCCTGAGAAGCAGCTGTCGGACGTGGACTCGCTGATCGCCAAGGGCGCCAAGGTGCTCATCATCCTGGCCATGGACAAGGACGCGATCCTGCCGGCGGTCAACAAGGCCGGCCAGCAGAAGATCCCGGTGGTGGCCTACGACCGCCTGATCGAAGCGCCCGGCGTGTTCTACATCACCTTCGACAACGTCGAGGTGGGCCGCATGCAGGCGCGCGCCGTGCTCGAAGCCAAGCCCAAGGGCAACTACGTGATGATCAAAGGCTCGCCCACCGACCCGAACGCCAACTTCCTGCGCGGCGGACAGCAAGAGGTGCTGGACGCGGCGATCAAGAAGGGTGACATCAAGATCGTTGGCGAGGAATACACCGACGGCTGGAAGCCCGAAGTGGCGCAGAAGAACATGGAGCAGATCATCACCAAGACCGGCGGCAAGATCGACGCCGTGGTGGCCTCCAACGACGGCACGGCCGGCGGCGTCGTGGCGGCACTGAGCGCCAAGGGCATCAAGGGCATTCCGGTTTCGGGCCAGGACGGCGACCACGCGGCGCTCAACCGCGTCGCCATGGGTTCGCAGACCGTGTCGGTCTGGAAAGACGCACGCGACCTCGGCCGCGATGCCGCCTCCGCTGCGGTGTCCCTGGCCAAGGGCCAGAAGGTGGCCTCGGCGCAGACCTGGAACGGCGGCGAAAAGAAGATAGCCCTGCAGGCCCAGTTCCTCAAGCCGGTGCCGGTCACGGCCAAGAACCTGGACCTCGTGGTCAAGGCCGGCTGGATCAAGAAGGACGACCTGTGCAAGGGTGTGGACGGCGCGAAAGGGCCGGCCGCCTGCAAGTGA
- a CDS encoding sugar ABC transporter permease, with translation MGLVLVATATVFNILSGGLFLSPENLYNIAQQTAVVGIVATVVVLVIVARHIDLSVGSVMGFVGVLIATLMYTAGWHWVEASLAGLGVAIAVSVYQGALTAMLGVPSFVVTLGGLMSFRGAAFLVADGKTQPVNDLFFQRLGGGFDGAIGVQASWVLAAVLVAALCLQTVLRRRAKASYDVPNPPLWLDALVAAVPALIVVGFVATMNAYQIATKDAPQGVPIPVLIWGGVALVLSFIVHRTRFGRYVFAMGGNPEAAALVGIPVRRVTLMLFALMGVLITIAAMVSIARLNAGTNSLGTGMELYVIAAAVIGGTSLAGGSGSILGSVLGALIMQSIDSGLLLLDISIGLRYVIIGQVLIVAVVFDVVYRRMTGDTA, from the coding sequence ATGGGGCTCGTCCTGGTGGCGACCGCCACCGTGTTCAACATCCTCTCGGGCGGCCTGTTTCTCTCGCCCGAGAACCTCTACAACATCGCGCAGCAGACGGCGGTGGTCGGCATCGTGGCCACCGTGGTCGTGCTCGTGATCGTGGCGCGCCACATCGACCTCTCGGTGGGCTCGGTGATGGGTTTTGTCGGCGTGCTGATCGCCACGCTGATGTACACCGCCGGCTGGCATTGGGTCGAGGCCTCGCTGGCCGGGCTGGGGGTGGCGATCGCGGTGTCGGTCTACCAGGGCGCGCTGACGGCGATGCTGGGCGTGCCGTCGTTCGTGGTCACGCTGGGCGGCCTGATGTCGTTCCGCGGCGCGGCCTTCCTGGTGGCCGACGGCAAGACGCAGCCGGTCAACGACCTGTTCTTCCAGCGGCTTGGTGGGGGCTTCGACGGCGCCATCGGCGTGCAGGCCAGCTGGGTGCTGGCCGCCGTGCTGGTGGCGGCGCTGTGCCTGCAGACGGTGCTGCGGCGGCGCGCCAAGGCCTCGTACGACGTGCCCAACCCGCCACTGTGGCTGGACGCGCTGGTCGCGGCGGTGCCGGCGCTGATCGTGGTGGGCTTTGTCGCGACCATGAACGCCTACCAGATCGCCACCAAGGACGCGCCGCAGGGCGTGCCGATCCCGGTGCTGATCTGGGGCGGCGTGGCGCTGGTGCTGTCGTTCATCGTGCACCGCACGCGCTTCGGGCGCTACGTGTTCGCCATGGGCGGCAACCCAGAGGCGGCGGCGCTGGTCGGCATCCCGGTGCGCCGGGTGACGCTGATGCTGTTTGCGCTGATGGGTGTGCTCATCACCATCGCGGCGATGGTGTCGATCGCGCGCCTGAACGCCGGCACCAACTCGCTGGGCACCGGCATGGAGCTGTACGTGATCGCGGCGGCGGTCATCGGCGGCACCTCGCTCGCCGGCGGCAGCGGCTCGATCCTGGGCTCGGTGCTGGGCGCGCTGATCATGCAGAGCATCGACAGCGGCCTGCTGCTGCTGGACATCTCCATCGGCCTGCGCTACGTGATCATCGGCCAGGTGCTGATCGTGGCCGTGGTGTTCGACGTGGTGTACCGCCGCATGACGGGAGACACGGCATGA
- a CDS encoding ATP-binding cassette domain-containing protein: MTAPLVEMRQIGKSFGGVRAVDGVSINLHPGEVVALLGHNGAGKSTLMKMLAGAYPIDSGEVLINGEKAHIRTPVDAQRCGIESIYQTLALADNLDAVANLFLGRELLTRWNTLDDHRMDAEARKVFHRLNKNFKNVSTPVRRLSGGQRQVVAISRAIYFNARILIMDEPTAALGPEETAMVGNLVRQLKAEGVGIFLITHDMPDVFGLSDRLAVMKNGRLVGTHRTTEVTEDEVLGMIIAGKQPEGKAQDHGLGGPVLSTTTT, from the coding sequence ATGACCGCTCCTTTGGTGGAAATGCGCCAGATCGGCAAGTCGTTCGGTGGCGTGCGTGCGGTGGACGGCGTGTCGATCAACCTGCACCCCGGTGAGGTGGTGGCCTTGCTCGGCCACAACGGCGCGGGCAAATCGACGCTGATGAAGATGCTCGCCGGGGCTTACCCCATCGACAGTGGCGAGGTGCTGATCAACGGCGAGAAGGCCCACATCCGCACGCCGGTCGATGCCCAGCGCTGCGGCATCGAGTCGATCTACCAGACGCTGGCGCTGGCCGACAACCTCGACGCGGTGGCCAACCTGTTCCTCGGGCGCGAGCTGCTCACGCGCTGGAACACGCTGGACGACCACCGCATGGACGCCGAGGCGCGCAAGGTGTTCCATCGTCTGAACAAGAACTTCAAGAACGTCAGCACGCCGGTGCGCCGCCTCTCGGGCGGACAGCGGCAGGTGGTGGCGATCTCGCGCGCCATCTACTTCAACGCGCGCATCCTGATCATGGACGAGCCCACCGCCGCGCTGGGGCCGGAAGAGACGGCGATGGTGGGCAACCTCGTGCGCCAGCTGAAGGCCGAGGGCGTGGGCATCTTTCTGATCACCCACGACATGCCAGACGTGTTCGGCCTGAGCGACCGGCTGGCGGTGATGAAAAACGGCCGACTGGTCGGCACCCACCGGACCACCGAGGTCACCGAGGACGAGGTCCTTGGCATGATCATCGCTGGCAAACAACCCGAGGGAAAAGCGCAGGACCACGGCCTCGGCGGCCCGGTGCTTTCCACGACCACCACATGA
- a CDS encoding ROK family transcriptional regulator, which yields MKTTGDQQLVKRINRSVLLRLLRHHSGLSRAQLAQESGLTKSTVSQLVRELIDEGWIAETGLAAAKGLGRPSTPLRIDGSRRAMIGVEIAVEALRVVGVSLTGEVLWSIEEALVDHAPGPVCQQVARLVVLAHAALAARSVVVSGIGIGLPGAFDEATGTVRFAPNLGWRNVGFLPLITRALAEAGAPPVAVHVQNEADTAALSEYEFAEGDVVDSLIFVTCGVGVGAGIVLNDRLFTGLQGMAGEIGHSILQFDGPACSCGRKGCAETFFGARALDRLPDPAQGGVFLGVVLQNLWTTFNPGALVVGGPSCERHPGIVRQARDTLEAYAASAGVPAPMVRPARYGLLASAVGAAALVLHHDLRPMHARAVTAAPGEPEPLPDFTAHQALH from the coding sequence ATGAAAACCACCGGCGACCAGCAATTGGTCAAACGCATCAACCGCAGCGTGCTGCTGCGCCTGCTGAGGCACCACAGCGGCCTCTCGCGGGCGCAGCTCGCGCAGGAAAGCGGGCTGACCAAATCGACCGTGAGCCAGCTCGTGCGTGAGCTGATCGACGAGGGCTGGATCGCCGAAACCGGCCTCGCCGCCGCCAAGGGCCTGGGCCGCCCCTCGACGCCCTTGCGCATCGACGGCAGCCGCCGCGCGATGATCGGCGTCGAAATCGCGGTCGAGGCGCTGCGGGTGGTGGGCGTGTCGCTCACCGGCGAGGTGCTGTGGTCGATCGAGGAAGCGCTGGTCGATCATGCGCCCGGCCCGGTGTGCCAGCAGGTGGCGCGGCTGGTGGTGCTCGCGCACGCAGCGCTCGCCGCGCGCTCGGTGGTGGTCTCGGGCATCGGCATCGGCCTGCCCGGCGCGTTCGACGAAGCCACGGGCACGGTGCGTTTCGCGCCCAACCTGGGCTGGCGCAACGTGGGCTTTCTGCCGCTGATCACCCGCGCGCTGGCCGAGGCGGGCGCGCCGCCGGTGGCGGTGCACGTGCAGAACGAAGCCGACACCGCCGCGCTCAGCGAATACGAGTTCGCGGAGGGCGATGTGGTGGACTCGCTGATCTTTGTGACCTGCGGCGTCGGCGTCGGTGCCGGCATCGTGCTCAACGACCGCCTGTTCACCGGGCTGCAGGGCATGGCCGGTGAAATCGGCCACAGCATCCTGCAGTTCGACGGACCGGCCTGCTCCTGCGGACGCAAGGGCTGCGCCGAAACCTTTTTCGGCGCCAGGGCGCTGGACCGCCTGCCCGACCCGGCGCAAGGCGGCGTGTTCCTCGGCGTCGTGCTGCAGAACCTCTGGACCACCTTCAACCCCGGGGCCCTGGTGGTCGGCGGGCCGTCGTGCGAGCGCCACCCCGGCATCGTGCGCCAGGCCCGCGACACGCTGGAGGCCTACGCGGCCAGCGCCGGCGTGCCCGCGCCGATGGTGCGGCCCGCGCGCTACGGGCTGCTGGCCTCGGCCGTCGGCGCGGCCGCGTTGGTGCTGCACCACGACCTTCGGCCGATGCACGCGCGCGCCGTGACGGCCGCGCCGGGCGAACCCGAACCCCTTCCCGATTTCACGGCGCACCAAGCCCTTCACTGA
- the xylB gene encoding xylulokinase: MYIGIDIGTSEVKALLLGPDHRVIGSAGSALTVSRPHPGHSEQDPADWWTATQAALAGLRAAHPREYAATVAIGLSGQMHGAVLLDAQDQVLRPAILWNDTRCATECAEMMAELPTLSDLGGSLAMPGFTAPKLRWVARHEPDIFQRVAKVLLPKDHVRLMLTGEHVSDFSDASGTLWLDVRRRAWSDELLALTGLTRAHMPRLVEGSEASGRLRADVAQALGLQPGTVVAGGAGDNAASAVGMGAVQPGQGFLSLGTSGVLFVVTPDYQPNAASATHAFCHAVPERWHQMSVMLSAASALQWVSDLLGAGNAGEVAARAAALPLDARAASPLFLPYLSGERTPHNDARVRGSFNGLDFDTDAARLGYAVMEGVSFGLQDGLAALNAAGSSVARLSLVGGGARSGFWAQMLASALDVQIVTHGGSAVGGALGAARLGALAVGAPLNEVCQAPPVDTVYRPDPGERALLAPRHALFRSLYRRP, encoded by the coding sequence ATGTACATCGGCATCGACATTGGCACCTCCGAGGTGAAAGCCCTGCTGCTCGGCCCGGACCACCGCGTCATCGGGTCGGCGGGCTCGGCGCTCACGGTGTCGCGACCCCACCCCGGCCACAGCGAGCAGGACCCGGCCGACTGGTGGACGGCGACGCAGGCGGCGCTGGCGGGCCTGCGCGCGGCGCATCCGCGCGAGTACGCGGCAACCGTGGCCATCGGCCTGTCGGGCCAGATGCACGGCGCCGTGCTGCTCGACGCGCAAGACCAGGTGCTGCGGCCGGCGATCCTGTGGAACGACACGCGCTGTGCCACCGAGTGCGCCGAGATGATGGCCGAGCTGCCGACGCTCAGCGACCTGGGTGGCAGCCTGGCGATGCCCGGCTTCACCGCGCCCAAGCTGCGCTGGGTGGCGCGCCACGAACCCGACATCTTCCAGCGCGTGGCCAAGGTGCTGCTGCCCAAGGACCATGTGCGCCTGATGTTGACCGGCGAACACGTCAGCGACTTCTCGGACGCCAGCGGCACGCTCTGGCTCGACGTGCGGCGGCGGGCCTGGTCCGACGAGCTGCTGGCGCTGACCGGGCTCACGCGCGCTCACATGCCCCGCCTGGTCGAGGGCAGCGAAGCCAGCGGGCGGTTGCGCGCCGACGTGGCGCAGGCGCTGGGTCTTCAGCCCGGCACGGTGGTGGCCGGCGGGGCGGGCGACAACGCCGCCAGCGCGGTCGGCATGGGGGCGGTGCAGCCCGGGCAGGGCTTCCTGTCGCTGGGCACCAGCGGTGTGCTGTTCGTCGTCACCCCCGACTACCAGCCCAACGCCGCGAGCGCCACGCACGCCTTCTGCCACGCGGTGCCGGAACGCTGGCACCAGATGAGCGTGATGCTCTCGGCCGCCAGCGCACTGCAATGGGTTTCGGACCTGCTGGGCGCGGGCAATGCTGGCGAGGTGGCGGCCCGTGCCGCGGCGCTGCCGCTGGACGCGCGCGCGGCCTCACCGCTGTTTCTGCCCTACCTCAGCGGCGAACGCACGCCGCACAACGACGCGCGGGTGCGCGGCAGTTTCAACGGCCTCGATTTCGACACCGACGCCGCGCGCCTCGGTTACGCGGTGATGGAGGGTGTGAGCTTCGGCCTTCAGGACGGCCTGGCCGCGCTGAACGCCGCCGGCAGCTCGGTCGCCCGCCTGTCGCTGGTCGGTGGCGGCGCGCGCAGCGGTTTCTGGGCCCAGATGCTGGCCAGCGCGCTGGACGTTCAGATCGTCACCCACGGCGGCTCGGCGGTCGGTGGCGCGCTGGGGGCGGCCCGCCTGGGCGCCCTGGCGGTCGGTGCGCCGCTGAACGAGGTCTGCCAGGCCCCACCCGTCGACACCGTCTACCGCCCCGATCCCGGCGAGCGCGCGCTGCTGGCGCCCCGCCATGCCCTGTTCCGCAGCCTGTACCGCAGGCCCTGA
- the xylA gene encoding xylose isomerase, which yields MSTYFSDISPIAYAGPASTDPLAFKWYDKDRLVLGKRMEDHLRFAVCYWHSFCWNGFDPFGYDGTFERPWQKMADPMAAAKAKADAAFEFFAKLGAPYYCFHDRDVAPEGATPRDSVNHLHEMVDVLQAKQAQTGMKLLWGTANLFSHRRFMSGASTNPDPEIFALAALQVKEAMDATLKLGGENYVLWGGREGYETLLNTRMGQELDQMGRFLNMVVDYKHKIGFKGTILIEPKPREPSKHQYDFDTATVYGFLCRYGLDKEIKVNIEGNHATLSGHSFEHEVATALDLGIFGSIDMNRGDMQCGWDTDQFPNNIPETALVMYLILQGGGFTTGGLNFDSKVRRQSIDPQDMFHGHIGGMDVSARALLIAEKMILDGRLDAQVDARYAGWRAPFGQQILSGQMGLDQLAAQVLTRNQDTAPVSGRQEQLENLLNSYL from the coding sequence ATGAGCACCTACTTTTCCGACATCTCCCCCATCGCCTACGCCGGCCCAGCGTCCACCGACCCGCTGGCTTTCAAGTGGTACGACAAAGACCGCCTCGTGCTGGGCAAGCGCATGGAAGACCACCTGCGTTTCGCCGTCTGCTATTGGCACAGCTTCTGCTGGAACGGCTTCGACCCCTTCGGCTACGACGGCACGTTCGAGCGGCCCTGGCAGAAGATGGCCGACCCCATGGCGGCGGCCAAGGCCAAGGCCGATGCGGCCTTCGAGTTCTTCGCCAAGCTGGGCGCGCCTTATTACTGCTTCCACGACCGCGACGTCGCCCCCGAAGGCGCCACGCCGCGCGACAGCGTGAACCACCTGCACGAGATGGTCGACGTGCTGCAGGCCAAGCAGGCGCAGACCGGCATGAAGCTGCTCTGGGGCACGGCCAACCTGTTCAGCCACCGCCGCTTCATGTCGGGCGCCTCGACCAACCCCGATCCCGAGATCTTCGCGCTGGCCGCGTTGCAGGTGAAAGAAGCGATGGACGCCACGCTGAAACTCGGCGGCGAAAATTACGTGCTCTGGGGCGGCCGCGAAGGGTATGAGACCCTGCTCAACACCCGCATGGGCCAGGAACTCGACCAGATGGGCCGTTTCCTGAACATGGTGGTGGACTACAAACACAAGATCGGCTTCAAGGGCACGATCCTGATCGAGCCCAAGCCGCGCGAACCGTCCAAGCACCAGTACGACTTCGACACCGCCACGGTCTACGGTTTCCTGTGCCGTTATGGCCTCGACAAAGAGATCAAGGTCAACATCGAAGGCAACCACGCCACGCTCTCGGGCCACAGCTTTGAACACGAGGTGGCCACCGCGCTGGACCTCGGCATCTTCGGCTCCATCGACATGAACCGCGGCGACATGCAGTGCGGCTGGGACACCGACCAGTTCCCCAACAACATCCCCGAGACCGCACTGGTGATGTACCTGATCCTGCAAGGCGGCGGCTTCACCACCGGCGGCCTGAACTTCGACTCCAAAGTGCGCCGCCAGTCCATCGATCCACAAGACATGTTCCACGGCCACATCGGCGGCATGGACGTGTCGGCCCGCGCCCTGCTGATCGCCGAGAAGATGATCCTCGACGGGCGCCTGGACGCGCAGGTCGATGCCCGCTACGCCGGCTGGCGCGCGCCGTTCGGGCAGCAGATTTTGAGTGGGCAGATGGGGCTCGATCAACTCGCTGCGCAGGTGTTGACACGCAATCAGGACACGGCACCCGTGTCGGGTCGCCAGGAGCAGCTTGAGAACCTGCTGAACAGCTACCTCTGA
- a CDS encoding sugar-binding protein, with product MRAQSQVDVGLAMPTLALQRWVIDGLALVRSFNGMRLVSDLQFANNDVPTQIAQIDNMLGKGTKVLIVAPIDGPALAPILKKAADLKVRVISYDRLIRDSPHVDYYATFDNFAVGVLQGTEIVRRLKLPEAKGPFNIELFGGSPDDNNAFFFYNGAMSVLKPYLDSGQLTVGSGQMGMDAVSTQAWSGVTARFRFEKMLEKTYAKQRLHAVLSPNDGIAIELLQALKLKGYGTGGGHPWPVVSGQDADVQSVRSIIRNEQAFTIFKDNRELALAAASMAQAILTNKAPLVNDEKTYNNGVKAMSSLLLKPVTVDVNNWRETLVTSGYYKDHMFR from the coding sequence GTGCGTGCCCAAAGCCAGGTCGATGTGGGCCTCGCCATGCCCACGCTCGCGCTGCAGCGCTGGGTGATCGATGGCCTGGCGCTGGTGCGTTCGTTCAATGGCATGCGCCTGGTCTCCGACCTGCAGTTTGCGAACAACGACGTGCCCACCCAGATCGCCCAGATCGACAACATGCTGGGGAAGGGGACGAAGGTGTTGATCGTGGCGCCCATCGATGGGCCTGCCCTGGCGCCCATCCTGAAGAAGGCAGCGGACCTGAAGGTCAGGGTGATTTCCTATGACCGCCTGATCCGCGATTCGCCCCATGTGGACTACTACGCGACCTTCGACAATTTCGCGGTGGGTGTTCTGCAGGGCACCGAGATCGTCCGTCGTCTCAAGTTGCCCGAGGCCAAAGGGCCTTTCAACATCGAGCTGTTCGGTGGGTCGCCCGACGACAACAACGCCTTCTTTTTCTACAACGGCGCCATGTCGGTGCTCAAACCCTATCTCGACAGCGGGCAGCTCACGGTCGGGTCTGGGCAGATGGGCATGGACGCGGTGTCGACACAGGCTTGGAGCGGCGTCACCGCCCGTTTCCGGTTTGAGAAGATGTTGGAGAAGACCTACGCCAAACAGAGACTCCATGCGGTGCTCTCGCCCAACGATGGCATTGCCATCGAGTTGCTGCAAGCGCTGAAGCTCAAGGGCTATGGCACGGGAGGGGGTCATCCCTGGCCGGTGGTGAGTGGGCAGGACGCCGATGTGCAATCGGTGCGCTCGATCATCCGCAACGAGCAGGCCTTCACCATCTTCAAAGACAACCGCGAACTGGCGCTGGCGGCAGCGTCCATGGCGCAGGCCATCCTGACCAACAAGGCGCCCCTGGTCAACGACGAAAAGACCTACAACAACGGCGTGAAGGCGATGTCATCCCTTCTGCTGAAGCCGGTGACGGTGGATGTCAACAACTGGCGCGAAACCTTGGTGACGTCTGGCTACTACAAGGACCACATGTTCCGTTGA